The following proteins are co-located in the Planctomycetota bacterium genome:
- a CDS encoding nucleoside hydrolase — MRDRAKSYLAAALLACCAALPALAAEPVKIIFDTDMDSDCDDAAALALLHALADNGEAEILATMCSATHPFSAPCTDAINTYYGRPNLPIGVPKGPPAHKPQSRYAQRIAEEFPNDVPRGDATPDATRLYRQLLAAQPDQSVVIVTVGDVTNLRHLVESPPDAFSPLPGRDLAARKVKHWVCMGSRYPADLDPGRWGNFKPDPESTVRAIAAWPTLITFTGGGEFADSLATGKRLAELPRDNPVRRVYELYFGGEVKNRHSADPIAVLVAVRGTGAPWKLVTEGHNHIFPNGTHEWREAPNNPLHQYIAALAEGFEARKVAAEMEALMVRPRPR; from the coding sequence ATGCGTGATAGGGCAAAGAGCTATCTGGCCGCTGCGCTCCTGGCGTGCTGCGCCGCCCTCCCCGCCCTCGCGGCCGAGCCCGTGAAGATCATCTTCGACACCGACATGGACAGCGATTGCGACGACGCGGCGGCGCTGGCCCTGCTCCACGCGCTCGCCGACAACGGCGAGGCCGAAATCCTCGCGACGATGTGCTCGGCCACCCACCCGTTCTCGGCCCCCTGCACCGACGCCATCAACACCTACTATGGCCGGCCCAACCTGCCCATCGGCGTGCCCAAGGGCCCCCCCGCGCACAAGCCCCAGTCGCGCTACGCCCAACGCATCGCCGAGGAGTTCCCCAACGACGTGCCCCGCGGCGACGCCACGCCCGATGCCACCCGGCTCTACCGCCAGCTCCTCGCCGCCCAGCCCGACCAGAGCGTGGTGATCGTGACCGTGGGCGACGTGACGAACCTGCGCCACCTCGTCGAATCGCCGCCCGACGCGTTCTCGCCCCTCCCCGGCCGCGACCTCGCCGCGCGCAAGGTGAAGCACTGGGTCTGCATGGGCAGCCGCTACCCGGCCGACCTCGACCCCGGGCGCTGGGGCAACTTCAAGCCGGACCCCGAATCCACCGTGCGCGCCATCGCCGCCTGGCCCACGCTCATCACGTTCACGGGCGGCGGCGAATTCGCCGACTCGCTGGCCACGGGCAAGCGCCTGGCCGAGCTGCCGAGGGACAACCCCGTGCGCCGCGTCTACGAGCTGTACTTCGGGGGCGAGGTGAAGAACCGCCACAGCGCCGACCCCATCGCGGTGCTCGTGGCCGTGCGCGGCACGGGCGCGCCGTGGAAGCTCGTGACCGAAGGCCACAATCACATCTTCCCCAACGGCACGCATGAGTGGCGCGAGGCCCCGAACAATCCCCTCCACCAGTACATCGCCGCCCTGGCCGAGGGCTTCGAGGCGCGCAAAGTGGCGGCTGAGATGGAGGCGCTGATGGTCAGGCCACGGCCCCGCTGA
- a CDS encoding sulfotransferase, with protein sequence MTCEVDRPIFIVAPHRSGTTLLYEIMSNHPELGYLDLGNCRWPRCPRIAWTLTRLGLPRKPREAQVVWDRFWTTDDDCMGPEHATPEAIAWHRRLTATVLRLRGVPRFVAKYPRFSLRMGWLNAVFPDAIFVHILRDWRAVVNSTLVRRSKRMHRSRKWYGMHIPGWRQMGDVPWPLVAGRQYRVTTQAIEHHGALLGSRFLSVRYGQLCAEPVATLRRIIGHCGLTWTPAFEQAVPRDLKSANYKWREGLDPADVERIRAEDPAFYAAHEEAD encoded by the coding sequence GTGACCTGCGAGGTTGACCGCCCGATCTTCATCGTAGCGCCCCACCGCAGCGGCACCACGCTGCTCTACGAAATCATGAGCAACCACCCGGAGCTGGGGTATCTGGACCTGGGGAACTGCCGCTGGCCCCGCTGCCCGCGGATCGCGTGGACGCTGACGCGTCTGGGCCTGCCGCGCAAGCCGCGCGAGGCCCAGGTGGTGTGGGACCGCTTCTGGACGACCGACGACGACTGCATGGGGCCCGAGCACGCCACCCCCGAGGCCATCGCCTGGCACCGCCGGCTCACGGCCACCGTGCTGCGGCTGCGCGGCGTGCCGCGCTTCGTGGCCAAGTACCCGCGCTTCTCGCTCCGCATGGGCTGGCTCAACGCCGTCTTCCCCGACGCGATCTTCGTGCACATCCTGCGCGACTGGCGGGCCGTGGTGAACTCGACCCTGGTGCGCCGCTCCAAGCGCATGCACCGCAGCCGCAAATGGTACGGGATGCACATCCCCGGGTGGCGGCAGATGGGCGACGTGCCCTGGCCCCTCGTGGCCGGCCGCCAGTACCGCGTGACGACCCAGGCCATCGAGCACCACGGGGCGCTCCTCGGCAGCCGTTTCCTCTCGGTCCGCTACGGCCAGCTCTGCGCCGAGCCCGTCGCCACGCTGCGCCGGATCATCGGCCACTGCGGCCTGACGTGGACCCCCGCCTTCGAGCAGGCGGTGCCGCGCGACCTGAAGAGCGCGAACTACAAGTGGCGCGAGGGCCTCGACCCGGCCGACGTCGAGCGCATCCGGGCCGAGGACCCTGCCTTCTACGCGGCGCATGAGGAGGCGGACTGA